The Corvus hawaiiensis isolate bCorHaw1 chromosome 29, bCorHaw1.pri.cur, whole genome shotgun sequence region ACGGGAAtttggaaggggctgctcagGAGGCAGTGGAGTCAcagtccctggaggtgttcaaaggactggaggtggcactgaaTGCTCTGGTCTGGGTGACAGGATGGTGCTGGGTcacaggctggactcgatgatctccatttaaatgattctgtgattctggctTGTTTACATCccacctgcagcactgctgagaaacTGATCACTTGGATGGACTTGCACACCAGTATTCCACGTCAATTTTCCTGGAAAGAAATCTATTCCATGAGGGCACAAGAagtccagcccagctctgctcagtgaCCTCCAAGGCCATGACGCTTTGTGAACGCCTGTTCAGCCTCTCACTCTGTGGGTTGTTGATCTGGAGAGCAGCAAAATCCTCTTGTGCAAACAACATGGGTTCAGCGAGGCTGGGTGCAACTCCAGCAATGGTTGGCACAGTtcagctgccagggcactgtGACCAAGAACAAACACTCCGAAGTGCAGGGCCACAAACCCATTGGCCTCTGTGGCCAACACGTGCTGGGTCCAGTAAAAAATGACAACAAACAAAGTACAACTGTCACTGGGTCTGAAGGTCAATATCCAGGATCAAGGGAACATGGTTCTAAACAAAAACAACTGGCAGAGTTACGCATTCCCTCCCAAAGTCCCCTCAGGTGTCACACATCCTGTCAGTGTTGTCACCGAGCTGCTTTGGTCACAAAAGGTCACAGCTTTTGTCCTGTTTTGCAGAGGAATTTTCTGTTCAAGTGACCGAATCCTTCTTCCTCCGAAAGGGAGACTTGAGTCTTTTCCAGACACTGCTTTTGGGCTTGGATTTCTTCTCCATGGCCATCACggcctccttctccttcctgcgGATCTCGCGCACCAGCGCGTGGAACACGTCGTCGATGTAGTAGCGGAACGCGGCCGACGTCTCAAAGAAGGGGCAGTTGAATTCCCGTGCCAAAGCAGAGCCTTCCTCTTTGGACACCTGGGAAATAAGTGCACACCCTGGTCAGGGAAGCCAAACCCCGTGAGTTTATTCCTTTGCCATCCCCTGTTGTGCTCAATGTTCCTCTGCAGGGACACACTCCAAGTCCCAGGGCAGGTCGTTTCCACCCATCTCCAAAGGCTTCTCTGCAAACCTGTTCTGCTTTCACTCATCACTTCTCTGGCAATGCCAGACACTCTCTGGACATTCACAAAAAACAAACTTCAAAGAATATTCCTTTTTTTGACCTAAACCTACAAGCTGTCTGACACGAACAGCCTCAGCCCTGGTAGTTTGTTGAGTTAAGGAAGTTTCCTTCTTCCTGCCAGAAGCTGTTGTGTTTGTCACACTACTTCCCAGATCCAGGAAAACCCTTTCTAAAAGCTTtcttgctccaaaccccatccaccctggctttgaacactccagggatggggcagacagagattctctgggcaccctgtgccagggcctccccaccctcatagGGAGGAATTtgttcccaatatcccatctattcctgccctctggcagtgggaaaccattcccccttgtcctggcactccaggcccttggaaaTAGactttctccatctttcttacaGCTCCTTCAGATCCTGGAAGGCCTCAATGAGGTCagcccaaagccttctcttctccaggctcaacattcccagctccctcagcctttcctcccagcagagctgctccaccccctctgctcatcctggagcctcctctgggctgactccagcagctccaggtccttcctgtgccgggccccagggctggggcggctctgcaggtgggggctCACCTGAgcggggcacaggggcagaatccccccgttcctgctgcccacgctgggggctcagcccagggctcAGGGGGGCTCTGAGCTCGTGCCCAGCCTCACACCTACCAGAAAATCAGGAAttacaaacaaagcaaagcccAGGATCAGCTGAACTTAAACACTTCATTTCTGTGCTTGCTACAGGCAGCCGGTTTTCACCACATTCCGTGTGAAACCAGCACTGCTCTCGTCAGAGAGACAACATgacaagaaacaaagaaagggaCAAAACCCTCCTGTTTCACCACATTTTCCAAcaggaacagctcctgaggGAGGGCTCCCCGTGGCTTTTACCTGGCGCAGCTGGGTGAGGTCGGACTTGTTGCCCACCAGCACCACGGGGGTGTCGTCGGTGCGGCGCACGCGGTAAATGAGCTGCTTGAACTCGCGCACCTCGTGGAAGCTGCGCCGGTCCGTGATGGAGTAGCAGATGATGAAGCCCTCGCCAGCCCTCATGTACTGGTCCCTCATGGCTGTGAACTCTGCCTAGAAGCAGACAATGGCGTTTTAGTTCCACCAGTGTAAAGAATTCCTGGTTTTCTCAGGATGGGAGACACAACCTGAGATCCAAACCCGGCTGTGCAAACACCTGGGCATCGACCTCCCCGCCCCACAAGCCATGAGTGTGTTTGGGATGGCCCCCGAGGTTGCCTTGGCACAGAAACCCCACTGACACGTGATTTACCAGCtcacagatgctgctgcttcacCAGTGGGGGAAGCAGTGCCACAGTTCGAGTCAGGCACCATCAGCATGGTGCTCATGAGAAGTGAGAGAGCTCAAACCCCCCAGTTTGGAATAAGAGAGGCATCTCTGAGGCAGGATTTCTGTCTCTACACCTGATCATTACAGGCTGCTTCACATGCTCTCCATTCACTTGTAATTGCTCACACACCTGTCCTGCTGTGTCCAAAATATCCAGGTTGGCAGGTTCGTCATCGATGCGAATCCGGATTTTATAGGCATCCTCTGTGGATTCCCAGGACATCAGAAAGATTGGGATACAAGCACAACACTCATCAGCCACCAGCTCACCAAGACAGTGCTGCACTAGaaccacccaccccagcaggAGCACTGGACTACCTCAGTCTGAGCGTTGTTTAAATTAAGTTAAATTTCTAATTGTTCTGGTGTGATTCAACATTTCACGTGCAAAAATCGTGTTTTCCACCAAGGTGACCAAAATGAATTTCTGGTgaccaaaattaatttcagcccagaaattaattttggtcACCCTGGTGGGAAACACAGAGGAATATCATTTGGTTTTTCTCAAAGCCAGAAAAGATCTGTAGTTCAAGGGAAGAACTGGTCGCCAACAACTGCTGACTTCTTAGAAGACATTATAATATATATCTCaataaaatatatgaaacaTTATATATGTAAATGTTAAATATTATATATGTAGATATAAATATTACacatgtaaatatttataataaagACCATATAAAACCAATCTGCTtatgaatatataaatacacaaatattttgtgcCTCTCAGTCAGCACTCCCACACTTTAAGAACCCACTCTCAGCAagaatttggcttttttccccccacttttcCTTCCACTGGGTAAATGTTGGTTCAGGTTTCTCCTAGAGATGCTGCCGAAGTTCTACAGCACCAGAGTGAGTTGTTGAGCACTTTCATCCCTCCCAATTtctcaaacacagaaaacaatttgGGCCTGACAAGTGAACAGCAAagagctgagcacagcacagagcctgGATTTTGTGAACAGACAACTAAAAATGGCTTAGCAGCAGTTTCAGTCCCTGTCTGCCAACACACAAACAGAGACAGGGCATGCCCTGAACGCATGGATTGGAAAACGATTGAAGAGCTGAAACTCAGGATTCGCATCCCACTCTTAGGACTCTtcaaatcacagaaacacagagaggttcaggttggaagggactgcaGCAGATCAGctgcagggccatcccagagcacagggcacaggattgtggccagatggggctgggctgtccccagggaggagactccacagccgctctgggctctgctcagggctgggccctgcccagggcagcacttctgcctcctgtgcagggcaattgccgggctcaggccctgcccggtgctctggGGCCGCtgctgggccccggagcagagcccgggccctgccctgagccctccctgcagccagggacacccagggctgagggcccctctcagctggggctcctctcgaggctgagcagccccggctccctcagcctgtcctgggcACGGATCTCTCCAGGCCCTTCAGCATCTTTGTCACCCTCCGGGAGCTccgtgtccctgctgtgctgaggatccAGAGCTGGACGCAGcactccagaggtgcctcccagggctgggcagaggggcaggatccctccctgacctgctgggaagGCTCTTCCTGATGAGTGATCAAAGATCAATCTACAGCCAGATTTACAGGTATCTTTGAATTGAATACCTTAAAGCAACGGGCTGTAACAGCTCGACCTACCAAGGGAATGAAtgaacagaaaagagaagagattttCCTCACCAATGGTGGGATCATGATCCTCTGGGAACCGGTGACTGATGAACTGCATGGTCATGGCTGAAAGCAGAAATCAGGGAACAAGtgagcagctcagctcacagCTCCCCTGATCCCACCGTTACCCCACAGCCACGGCACAAAACCAAACccgggcacggcccgggccgagCGCGGGGGCTGCAGTCGGCCCAGGGATGCTCCGCCCGTGTCCTCCGCTGGGACGAGCCCCAGGGACGCGGCCGGAGGCGGAAAGCGATGACCGAGACATCCCGGGAGGGGTCCGGACACCGCGGCGGGGACAACCCGGGATGGGCCGGGCCACCTCGGGAGGAGCCGTGATATCCTGAGAGGGGCCGGGACACCCCAGCGAGGGCACCCCGGGAGGGTCGGGATACATCGGGAGGGGCGGTACCGGGCCCAAAACGGGGGTTTACTCAGGGAACGCGGCTCCCCCCCCGGCCGCTGCCCAGCCGAGCTCCTCGGGCCGAgtcccccggccctgcccccgCGGCGCACGGCGGGTCCCGGGGCGGGtggcggccgcagccccgcaCTCACCGCTCTTGCCGACGCCGCCCGCGCCCAGCATCACCAGTTTGTACTCTCGGGACTGCCCcggggcgccgccgccgccgcccgggcgGGCTCCGGGATCCATCGCCGCTCCCTCGCCgctcccccggccccgctcccagcGACACCGAAATGGCGGCGGCTCCTCCGCCACAGCGCCCGcccgggcccgccccggccTGGGCGCGCAGCGGGCGGGGCCCGACGGCGGCTCGGCGGGGACACGGCCCTGCCCGCGCCCGCCCGGGCACCCCCGGGCCCGCGTCCCCTCAGCCCCGCGACTCCCGGATCTCGGGGCTGCTGTCAGCTCTCGGACCCCCCCTCAGCCTGCGACTGcctcctccatccccccatCCCCAACACCCAGGGTTTCCCCACAAGCCCAGACCCCCTCTCCATCCCGGggctccccccagccccgggtccccctccccgcccggcGGCTCCCGCAGCTCCGGGACTTCCCCGAGGGGCTTCTCCAGCCCGAACCCCCCTCCGGATCCCCAGCCCCCCTCCCATCCCCGAGGGCTCCCCCGGCCCCTCCTATCAGGGGCTCTGTCTCCAAACctcacccacagcagcagcaggaagcagaatatttatacatttatttagAATGAAAGTATGATTCTAATTATTTACAACACATCGGAAAGCCGAGGTTTGTATAGATGAGCCATCCCGGCTGTCTGGGCTGCAGCAGCGACACAGCCCCTTCTTAAACCCACAGCTCCTGTCCCAAAAGCTGCCCCGTGCCTGGGAGCAGTTCCTGTGCCACTGCTCCATGCCACAGTTCTGTCTGCACTCAGCCCCCGGTGCAGTTCATGTCCAAAACAGTCCAAAAACAACAGTCCAAAAACTCATTCCCAGGTTCTGCGCaggaagcaggagctgctggacccAACTGCTGCCCTTTGGGAAACCACCGTGGAACGTGCTGGCTCTGGTGGAACCCAGAGAATGAGGGAAAAGGAATTCCTCCTGGGTGGGAGCGCATTCCGGGGTGACTGGAAACGGTTCAGTACCAAGGCTACAAGTGCCAAGTCCACCTGGGGCAAGGTGGACCTTATCCAAAAACCTGAGCAGCCCCCTACCCCAACATGTGGCTAGATTGAGAACTTGTGGGATTGGTAAAAccacatttcaaaataaaaccaagccGAGTTACAAGAGatgtttgaaataaaaacaaagagttTTCAAAATGCGATGCTCAAGTTTTTCACGACTCCTGGATGTTCCTTCCCTCTGGTCAAAGTCCAAAACTGAGGCTGAGTCACCAGCAGCTCACTGGGGCTGACAGCAGGAGCACTCCATAAAATGCAAACGCAGAGTGGAGTCAGTGGCACTGACTCTTCCCTTTAAATTatctcagaaaaacagaaagcgTGGCCCAAGAGGCTTCCCTGGTTCCTCTTTACAGCACTTCTCCCTTGCACAAGGGACTAGCCCTGTCAGGATGCTATTCCAAATactcctttttaaaattgaCAAATACACTGACGAAAtaaggattttaaaaacaatggAGCCCTTCCAAGGGTTCCAATTGGCTTCTGCAAATGTAAAAACAACACGTCTGTGCCAAGTTCGTTCTGGAATATACATGCATTATTGCTAGAGGGGAAAAACCAGATGAATGAAAACTCTTCTGCAGTTTTTATGGTGCCATCCAGAATGGCATCTGTTGTTTTGCTCGCTGTTGTGAGGACGGGTACTGGTACCCCAAACTCCAGCCCTGTGAAAAAGTACTTGCGTTTTTATGGCCACCATGTTCCTCCTCTTCATCTGATGAATCTCCAGCATAGGCCACTAATCCAAAGCCCTTCTCTGCAGTTTTCATCTTCTTGGTTTGATGATCTaggaggggaaaacaaaacaagcccccccagcccccaagaaggaaaaataaaaacaaaacaaacaaaaaagagataAAGTGCCCCAAAACgagttaataataataaaaaaaaagatgttaatTGTAAATTGTTAGTTGGACACCATTTTGAGGTCACAAGGCCAATGGTCATCCAAGGTCGAAGGCCACACGAAACAGCACCAGCAACAGCCATGTGATCCATCAGAACCATGTAAGAGAAcagagaaacaagaaagaaacacacagaaaaggtAAAGTTAGCAAATGGCTCTCAGCGAGGGCAATTTCACCGTTAAAGAGATCAACAcgtaaagaaaagcagaaattttgttCAAAAGGAAGCTAACAGGAGAGCAATGTCTGGGAGCAAGACTGCAGAAGAACTAAGGTTAAACAGGCTGGGTGatgtccctgcagagctgaaagcacTGAACTGCCTGCAGACTTAAACAACTGCACGTCTGACCAAGTTCAAACCCTTGCTGAGTGACAGCCCTAGGAAAGATGAAATCCTGACAGCGTTTGTGTTGTCTGCAGCCAGAAATGTGTGTAAATCCCCACGTGAGCACAACTCCACCAACGCTCCTCAGTGcctctgaggcagctgctcACAATGCAAAGCCTCACCTGTGCCACAGAACAACCCCACCACATTCTGTGCTGCCTGATGGGTCAAAAACTCCCTGTCTTTAGTCCCTCACTTAATTAAACTCCCCTCATTTCATAGAGATATTTATTAAAGCTTTGAGAAGCAACCTGTGTGTATAACCACAGCAAGCATCAGTGCTTTTAGAGCAGTGCAATGTCACCTGCTTTGCACTTCAACGaagaacagccaaaaaaaatcaccagttTAGACATGTGTTAAAACCAGCACCAGCTCATTTGGGAAAGGAAACTGGACTTACAAGGGTGTTTGGGAAAGGAAACTGGACTTGCAAGGGCATTTGACCCATTGCACTCACCATGGCTGCCTGGTAAAGACCCCgcaccttttctttcttccgATTCCGCTTTCATTCCAGCGACAGGAAAAGCTGGCGGAGGCATCAACTGCCTGTtcaaagcaatatttttttcttttttaaaccaaGCTGAGAGTCAAAGGTAATAAAAACCAAATTCCTAACTCAGCCCTTGGCCTGAGGAGTTCAACTTTAAATTCCCTGACTCATCCAGCGACTGTACTGGTGGACTGCAGTGAATGATGGCCCCCACCCAGAGCTCTACAAGGCCTGTCCCCTCCCAACATTCTTACTTCCAAATGGGACAGGAAGGGATTGGATGGATGGGCTATTAGAGGGGTAagaaactggctggatggcagTGTCCATGGATGTCCAGTCAATGGCTCAATGTCCAAGATGAAACCAGTAACAAGTGGTGGCTCTccaggctctgtgctggggCCAGTACAATGGAACGTGTGACAGTGGCAGAATACCAGACCCAGACAAAGTAAGACTTGAGGAGTGGAAATGAAGCTATTTTCGTTCTGTAGCATGAAAAGGTAACCCTTGCATCCCTTCtccttaaaaaac contains the following coding sequences:
- the RIT1 gene encoding GTP-binding protein Rit1; this encodes MDPGARPGGGGGAPGQSREYKLVMLGAGGVGKSAMTMQFISHRFPEDHDPTIEDAYKIRIRIDDEPANLDILDTAGQAEFTAMRDQYMRAGEGFIICYSITDRRSFHEVREFKQLIYRVRRTDDTPVVLVGNKSDLTQLRQVSKEEGSALAREFNCPFFETSAAFRYYIDDVFHALVREIRRKEKEAVMAMEKKSKPKSSVWKRLKSPFRRKKDSVT